A portion of the Calliphora vicina chromosome 5, idCalVici1.1, whole genome shotgun sequence genome contains these proteins:
- the LOC135960760 gene encoding uncharacterized protein LOC135960760 gives MLPAKVVPSKKQAYVAWGGEEINKHDVEILTGHHYVWIPGSGGSVPPHALQVGQTSDGEPLYVGRGHWAGSLTPGKIHPSHGCLYIPYGGGEHKLDHYEVLVQPETWVSSSGNNIVPGTILAGHDADGDPIYVGRAYHDGDLLPAKVVPNKGCAYVAHGGQEHSKYDFELLAGYGYGWVPDSNGSVPPSSVVCGRTCDGEPLYIGRGHWSGSLTPGKIHPSHGCLYIPFGGQEVRIHDYEVLVRA, from the exons ATGTTGCCAGCCAAAGTAGTACCAAGCAAGAAACAAGCTTATGTTGCCTGGGGCGGTGAGGAAATCAACAAGCACGATGTTGAAATTTTAACCGGTCATCATTATG TTTGGATTCCCGGCAGCGGTGGCAGTGTACCTCCTCACGCCTTGCAGGTTGGACAAACTAGCGATGGTGAACCTTTGTATGTGGGTCGTGGTCATTGGGCTGGCAGTTTGACTCCTGGTAAAATTCATCCTTCCCATGGTTGTTTGTACATTCCCTATGGTGGCGGTGAACACAAATTGGACCACTATGAAGTCCTGGTGCAACCAGAAACTTGGGTTTCCTCCTCCGGCAACAATATCGTGCCCGGTACCATTCTAGCCGGCCATGATGCCGATGGTGATCCAATTTATGTTGGCCGTGCCTATCATGATGGCGACTTATTACCTGCCAAGGTTGTGCCCAACAAGGGCTGCGCGTATGTGGCCCACGGCGGTCAGGAACATTCCAAATATGACTTCGAGCTGTTGGCTGGTTACGGTTATGGCTGGGTACCCGATTCTAATGGCAGTGTACCTCCCAGTTCTGTTGTTTGTGGTCGCACCTGCGATGGCGAACCTTTGTACATTGGTCGTGGTCATTGGAGTGGCAGTCTGACACCTGGTAAAATTCATCCCTCTCATGGTTGTTTGTACATACCTTTCGGTGGCCAAGAGGTACGCATCCATGATTATGAGGTTTTAGTCAGAGCTTAA
- the Psc gene encoding polycomb group protein Psc yields MSPVPLPATNSASKTQTTATTKVAAITTTNMSALPVKLKLKAAAATTNMANSNTTNKQMEQNKINNSNNNAVSITNGNKTKTQQRQQSKEMSSSASSTSSTSSSSYSCSTSSNAKNVITSQCDSSSNSNNNSHNDNNIKNESHQACDTDTVIKTELEANDQLLGQDMDNTTDPNDLQLSAMRQRPILLSSVNSHIICSLCFGYLIDATTIVECLHSFCHSCLIKHLRTEQYCPRCEMMINTAKPNIKPDTTLQAIVYKLVPGLYEKELMRKRAFYKDRPEEAAIATPEQRGDDTEHLIFSPSDYMSISLEYADIDEHMKSNAEYSELLKPRYLQCPAMCTVAHLKKLVFGKFEINSNRFTIDIMYKVKTIVLLDHYTLMDVAYIYTWKRDAPMRFYFRVKQLLKPLIRVKKNLLTQPKKEITPLVEEPKLHSQAMCIVHEPTPSIVASVSSNKILEPEEIKQENEAEVSSTTEIPTPTVPEPKQFEIVQPPSPSISSHETSLTDKLKITLVNKAVKDKSAYSDVNSPARVKVVKEKKDNHKTSPSTSSHKDERKVENIKLKIDLSKQNSVTIINMSDPDRKEIVKPVKPEKEWKVKTKKDKDNSPKSSPKSSPHSERKSKTPSPLTVPPLTIKAERISPLAKTNTPSPVEEDDKKSQFLKSFALTPIKSVKAEKLESKLSKNSFKEFTHSIVNKSVNKDPLQISSSSKRKSKEPVKAVVKKPKLSPPLATEDFKIKLPPIVNGKPMSPSTNANKSLMPPPPAVTAMKPPSALPKKMTKSQQSKVTAAPPGSLTPHPMHGNNTGIQLAAPGSRTPIAKRFQPILPKTPRINPFANIPSDVNKILKDAGTEIKSVPKEPASSKVYGPKSDAGPVMGPPPMPAPPSKSQNTQGTASNTRNSVSVSSSSTSAKSSASSKNNSYLNLALFNAAKSKGNEVPPGCRTPMYTPNSPIYSPSSPQYVPNYNIPTMPTYKYTPKPSNAGNSYMQNVMASNNQMSSLFPSPPVKNDSNCSNNNSSNSGNNRCEGQTPKRVYSFARSPSPVEDPPEKQLKVKSLLNSCNINIPSSLSITITRDDGEASCNGTTYPKHKSPVNNYIEILKLPDQTADNMDSKRLSPPIQNTNNSLFPNPPVRRVATPPLNATKQNNNSTQQNINNIKPSPATTASQNLANLKAAANNVAANMNLITKNQNVSNKSPVSPANNKPQPTTHKSPIHANDKKTPSPEKRPNPSLTEQKSPGGGDNSASKKFRHILPRQMSSTNMHAEMNPINPGNNNGNVIGTYSSPSGVNVKIHSNNKKVQPCKKSPGAHSAGTTNKQQHQAGTAAHNGLKSAAKSPQTSKGNNKANSPPILNTKSKLSPTPNLHTLPPTLPPGLTHPMQSMLPPHLAAAAACQNAAAGQAELSKLLKENLLRAQVQAAVANQSNMFYPYAANAAAAAQLGQFNPTMYNYQQAYIMDQLSRMQRAGNEAFSEYMQKLKNSMDANKSPAEMLNQPPPQQQQQQTKPMQNAKKLSSPKTLTGPNNSPNPASAAALPSAITNPTKDFQTTKTK; encoded by the exons atgtCCCCTGTACCGCTACCTGCGACAAATTCTGcctcaaaaacacaaacaactgCAACGACTAAAGtggcagcaataacaacaacaaacatgtCAGCTTTGCCAgtaaaactgaaactgaaagcAGCAGCGGCAACAACAAACATGGCGAATTCCAAcaccacaaacaaacaaatggaacaaaacaaaatcaacaacagcaacaacaatgctGTTAGCATAACAAatggaaacaaaacaaaaacccaaCAACGTCAACAATCGAAAGAAATGTCATCATCAGCCTCCTCCACATCTTCCACATCCTCTTCTTCCTACTCCTGCTCAACATCCTCCAACGCCAAGAATGTCATAACTTCCCAATGTGACAGCAGcagtaacagcaacaacaacagccatAATGACAATAACATCAAAAACGAAAGCCATCAAGCCTGTGATACTGATACTGTCATCAAAACCGAATTAGAGGCAAACGATCAGTTGCTGGGTCAAGATATGGACAATACCACGGATCCCAATGATTTGCAATTGTCGGCGATGCGTCAACGACCCATCCTATTGAGTTCCGTCAATTCGCACATCATTTGTAGCCTGTGTTTTGGTTACTTGATTGACGCCACAACCATAGTGGAGTGTTTGCATTCAT TTTGCCACAGTTGTTTAATCAAACACTTGAGAACGGAACAGTATTGTCCTCGTTGCGAAATGATGATAAATACTGCAAAACCAAATATAAA GCCCGATACAACATTGCAGGCTATTGTTTATAAATTGGTGCCGGGTCTATACGAAAAGGAATTAATGCGCAAACGTGCATTTTACAAGGATCGTCCAGAAGAAGCTGCTATAGCCACTCCAGAACAAAGAGGTGACGATACGGAACATTTAATATTTAGTCCATCTGACTACATGTCAATTTCATTGGAATATGCCGACATAGA TGAGCACATGAAGTCGAACGCTGAATACAGTGAACTATTAAAACCTCGTTATCTCCAGTGTCCGGCCATGTGTACGGTGgcacatttgaaaaaattagtctttggtaaattcgaaattaatagcAATCGCTTCACCATTGACATCATGTACAAAGTCAAAACTATAGTTTTACTTGACCATTACACCCTTATGGATGTGGCCTATATATACACGTGGAAAAGAGATGCTCCCATGCGCTTTTACTTCCGTGTCAAACAATTGCTGAAGCCCCTGATTAGGGTTAAGAAAAATCTCTTGACACAACCCAAGAAAGAGATTACTCCTCTCGTGGAGGAACCCAAATTACATTCTCAAGCCATGTGCATTGTCCATGAACCCACACCCTCTATTGTGGCCTCGGTTAGTAGTAATAAAATCCTGGAACCGGAAGAGATCAAGCAGGAAAACGAAGCAGAAGTATCCTCAACTACAGAAATTCCAACACCAACTGTGCCGGAAcccaaacaatttgaaattgtgCAACCCCCAAGTCCTTCGATCAGTTCCCACGAGACTTCTCTTACCGACAAGCTAAAAATAACCCTGGTGAACAAAGCTGTAAAAGATAAGTCAGCTTACAGCGATGTCAACTCACCGGCTCGAGTAAAGGTGGTAAAGGAGAAAAAAGATAATCACAAAACTTCTCCCTCCACATCGTCACACAAAGACGAACGTAAAGTGGAAAATATTAAACTGAAAATCGatctatcaaaacaaaatagtgTGACAATTATTAACATGTCAGATCCAGACCGCAAGGAAATAGTTAAACCTGTTAAACCCGAAAAAGAATGGAAAGTTAAGACTAAGAAAGATAAAGACAACAGTCCGAAATCTTCACCTAAATCCTCGCCTCACAGTGAACGTAAGAGCAAGACCCCCAGTCCTTTAACAGTGCCTCCTCTCACAATCAAGGCTGAACGCATTAGTCCCCTGGCAAAGACAAATACTCCCAGCCCTGTAGAAGAAGACGATAAgaaatcacaatttttgaaatctttCGCTTTGACTCCCATTAAAAGCGTTAAGGCTGAGAAATTGGAATCAAAGCTTTCCAAAAACTCCTTTAAGGAATTTACTCACAGCATAGTAAATAAAAGTGTGAACAAGGATCCCTTGCAGATATCTTCCTCTTCAAAACGTAAGAGCAAGGAGCCCGTGAAAGCAGTAGTTAAGAAACCTAAACTATCTCCACCTTTGGCAACagaagattttaaaataaaactacccCCAATTGTGAATGGAAAACCAATGTCACCTTCTACCAACGCCAACAAATCGTTGATGCCACCACCGCCCGCTGTAACAGCCATGAAACCACCCTCAGCATTACCCAAAAAGATGACTAAATCACAACAATCCAAAGTAACAGCAGCTCCACCTGGCTCGTTAACTCCACACCCGATGCATGGCAATAATACGGGCATACAATTGGCAGCACCTGGCAGTCGTACACCCATAGCTAAGAGATTTCAACCCATCTTACCCAAAACGCCACGCATTAATCCATTTGCCAATATACCCAGCGACGTCAATAAGATTCTTAAGGATGCTGGTACGGAAATCAAATCAGTTCCAAAGGAACCTGCCTCATCTAAGGTATACGGGCCAAAATCCGATGCAGGCCCTGTAATGGGACCACCACCTATGCCCGCACCTCCCTCTAAATCACAAAATACTCAAGGTACTGCTTCCAATACCCGAAACAGTGTCAGTGTTTCCTCTTCATCGACGTCTGCCAAATCGAGTGCTAgcagcaaaaataatagttatttgaACTTGGCATTATTTAATGCTGCCAAATCAAAGGGTAACGAAGTACCACCTGGTTGCCGTACACCCATGTATACGCCAAATTCACCCATCTACTCCCCCAGTTCACCCCAATACGTGCCTAATTATAACATTCCTACCATGCCCACATACAAATATACCCCTAAACCTAGCAATGCGGGCAACTCGTACATGCAAAATGTTATGGCCTCAAATAATCAAATGTCTAGCCTCTTTCCAAGTCCGCCAGTCAAAAATGATTCAAactgcagcaacaacaattcCTCGAATTCTGGAAATAACCGTTGTGAAGGTCAAACTCCCAAACGTGTCTATTCCTTCGCCAGAAGTCCCAGTCCAGTCGAAGACCCCCCTGAGAAACAATTGAAGGTCAAGTCTTTGTTGAATTCATGTAATATAAACATTCCCTCTTCGCTGTCTATTACAATAACACGCGATGATGGAGAGGCTTCGTGCAATGGTACCACATATCCCAAACACAAGAGTCCAGTAAACAACTACATAGAAATTCTTAAGTTGCCAGATCAAACAGCCGATAACATGGACAGCAAGCGCTTATCGCCTCCAATTCAGAACACCAACAATTCCCTCTTCCCTAATCCTCCTGTGAGAAGGGTAGCAACACCTCCGCTTAACGCCACAAAACAGAATAACAATTCAACCCAACAAAATATCAACAATATCAAGCCATCTCCTGCCACAACAGCCTCCCAAAACTTGGCGAATCTAAAGGCAGCTGCTAATAATGTAGCCGCTAATATGAACTTAATTACGAAGAatcaaaatgtttcaaataaatCTCCGGTATCACCAGCCAACAATAAACCACAACCTACCACCCATAAATCGCCCATTCATGCAAATGACAAAAAGACGCCAAGTCCCGAAAAACGCCCAAATCCCTCTCTTACCGAACAAAAATCACCAGGTGGAGGTGACAACTCGGCTAGCAAGAAGTTCCGACACATTTTACCCCGCCAAATGTCATCCACTAATATGCACGCCGAAATGAATCCAATAAATCCGGGCAACAACAATGGAAATGTCATTGGCACTTATTCATCGCCCAGTGGCGTTAACGTCAAAATACATTCCAACAACAAAAAGGTACAACCTTGTAAAAAATCCCCTGGAGCTCACTCTGCTGGgacaacaaataaacaacaacatcagGCTGGCACTGCTGCTCACAATGGTCTGAAATCGGCGGCAAAATCGCCACAGACTTCTAAAGGCAATAACAAGGCAAATTCACCGCCAATATTgaatacaaaaagtaaattgTCCCCAACACCAAATTTACACACGCTTCCACCCACCCTTCCACCTGGTCTCACACATCCCATGCAATCCATGCTGCCACCACACTTGGCAGCTGCGGCTGCCTGTCAAAATGCGGCTGCCGGCCAAGCTGAGTTAAGTAAATTACTCAAGGAAAATTTACTGAGAGCTCAAGTTCAAGCGGCTGTTGCTAATCAATCAAATATGTTTTATCCATATGCTGCTAATGCGGCTGCCGCGGCACAATTGGGTCAATTCAATCCCACCATGTACAACTACCAACAGGCTTACATCATGGATCAGTTATCACGCATGCAGCGAGCTGGCAACGAAGCCTTCTCCGAATACATGCAAAAGTTAAAGAACAGCATGGATGCCAATAAATCCCCCGCCGAGATGCTTAACCAACCACcaccacaacaacagcaacagcaaacaAAGCCAATGCAAAACGCCAAGAAACTGTCTAGTCCCAAAACACTAACCGGCCCTAATAATTCCCCCAACCCCGCATCTGCTGCAGCGCTGCCCTCTGCCATAACAAATCCCACAAAAGACTTTCaaactacaaaaacaaagtgA